In Streptomyces venezuelae, the sequence CACGAGGGAACGGTGCCCGGCAGGCCGTGCGCGGTGAGCCAGCCCAGCACGGCGAAGGCGTACGCCTCCTTCGCCCCCGAGGGCAGACCGAGTTCGTCCGAGGACCGCACCACGCATCCGCCGGCCCGGCCGGCCCCGCCCGCGGCGCCGGCCCCGCGCAGTTCCTCCCTCAGCCAGTCCATCAGCACCGGGTTGCGCGTCCCCCCGCCCGATGCGATCACCTCGGTCGCCCCGAACGGCCGGATCGCGTCGGCCACGGTCCTGGCCGTGAGCCGGGTCAGTGTGGCGACGACGTCCTCGGCGGGCAGTGGCCCGCAGGAGTCCAGCACCGTGCGCAGATAGGGCAGGTGGAAGAGTTCCTTGCCCGTCGTCTTGGGCGCGGGGCGGGCGTAGTACGGGTCGTCCAGCAGCCTTCGCAGCAGCTGTGGGTGGACCGTGCCCTGCGCGGCGAGAGCGCCGCCCGTGTCCATCGAGTACGCCTCGCCCGAGGCGTCGCGGCCCGCAAGTGCGCGTACCGCCACGTCGATCAGCGCGTTGGCCGGGCCGGTGTCGAAGGCCAGCGGTTCGCCCCGGGGCCCCTCCTGCGTGCTTCCCGGAACGACCGTCACGTTCCCGATCCCGCCCAGGTTGAGCGCGACCGGTACCCCGGGCCGTCCCCGCAGCCACATCACGTCGACGATGCTGACCAGCGGCGCGCCCTGTCCCCCGGCCGCCACGTCGCGGGTACGGAACCCGGAGACGACGGGCCGGCCCGTCGCCTCGGCGATCCAGGCCGCCTCGCCGATCTGGAGCGTGCCGTGCACCCGGCCGTCCTCGGACCAGTGGAAGACCGTCTGCCCGTGCGACGCCACCAGGTCGGTCCGTCCGCCGCACAGCTCCTCGTCCGCCCGTACCGCCGCCGCCGCGAAGGCCCGTCCGATCCGGGTGTCGAGCCGGCACACCGTGGCCAGATCCGTCGCGGCGGGCGGCAGGGCCGCGGCCAGGTCCGACCGCAGTGCGTCGTCGTAGGCCGTGCTGATCATCCCCAGGGGCG encodes:
- a CDS encoding anhydro-N-acetylmuramic acid kinase, with product MRVVGLMSGTSYDAIDAAAADLSLDGDTLVLTPLGMISTAYDDALRSDLAAALPPAATDLATVCRLDTRIGRAFAAAAVRADEELCGGRTDLVASHGQTVFHWSEDGRVHGTLQIGEAAWIAEATGRPVVSGFRTRDVAAGGQGAPLVSIVDVMWLRGRPGVPVALNLGGIGNVTVVPGSTQEGPRGEPLAFDTGPANALIDVAVRALAGRDASGEAYSMDTGGALAAQGTVHPQLLRRLLDDPYYARPAPKTTGKELFHLPYLRTVLDSCGPLPAEDVVATLTRLTARTVADAIRPFGATEVIASGGGTRNPVLMDWLREELRGAGAAGGAGRAGGCVVRSSDELGLPSGAKEAYAFAVLGWLTAHGLPGTVPSCTGARRASVLGSITPGGPGLCLPRPPHTAPVRLTVGGGPRPGLPTPHLRPS